The proteins below are encoded in one region of Mycobacterium botniense:
- a CDS encoding poly-gamma-glutamate hydrolase family protein, with protein MLVARHAYFAYGSNLCARQMARRCPDASNPRPAVLADHDWLINQRGVATIDPFTGTDVHGVLWQISDNDLARLDRAEGVPVRYRRDRLTVHTEDGPSHAWVYVDHRVSPGAPRPGYLDRVIGGAIQHGLPHRWIEFLRRWDPARWPRPLVQPSRAPHSLSALLSGTGVTEVSHLRSRFGFLAIHGGGLEQMTDVIAERAAAAADASLYLVRHPDRYPHHLSSILFRPEESPRLAAFLDHVEVAISLHGYSRFGCSTQLLAGGRNRGLAAHLARHIAIPGYQVITDLDAIPVELRGLHPDNPVNRVVRGGTQLELPARVRGIGPRSAPPGEDGLSPATSALVGGLAAAARSWG; from the coding sequence ATGCTGGTTGCCCGGCACGCCTACTTCGCATACGGGTCTAACCTGTGCGCCCGGCAGATGGCGCGGCGCTGTCCGGATGCGAGCAATCCGCGGCCCGCGGTGCTCGCCGACCACGACTGGCTGATCAACCAGCGTGGGGTGGCCACCATCGATCCGTTCACCGGGACCGACGTGCACGGCGTGCTCTGGCAGATCTCCGACAACGACCTGGCCAGATTGGACCGCGCCGAAGGGGTGCCGGTGCGCTATCGGCGCGACCGGCTGACCGTGCACACCGAAGACGGGCCATCACACGCCTGGGTTTACGTCGACCACCGGGTGAGTCCCGGTGCGCCACGGCCCGGCTATCTCGACCGCGTCATCGGTGGCGCCATCCAGCATGGACTGCCGCACCGCTGGATCGAGTTCCTGCGGCGTTGGGATCCTGCGCGGTGGCCTCGGCCGCTGGTGCAGCCTTCGCGGGCGCCGCACTCGCTTTCGGCGCTGCTCTCCGGCACCGGCGTGACGGAAGTCAGCCACCTACGGTCGCGTTTCGGGTTTTTGGCCATTCACGGCGGGGGGCTGGAGCAGATGACCGATGTGATCGCGGAACGCGCCGCCGCGGCGGCCGATGCCTCACTCTATCTGGTGCGGCACCCCGATCGATATCCACATCACCTGTCGTCAATTCTGTTTCGCCCTGAGGAATCACCGAGGCTGGCCGCGTTCCTCGATCACGTCGAGGTGGCGATCTCGCTCCACGGCTACAGCCGGTTCGGGTGCAGCACCCAGTTGCTGGCCGGGGGCCGCAACCGCGGCCTCGCGGCCCATCTGGCCCGTCACATCGCTATTCCCGGCTACCAGGTGATCACCGATCTTGACGCCATCCCGGTCGAACTGCGCGGGCTGCATCCGGACAACCCGGTCAACCGGGTAGTCCGCGGTGGGACACAGCTGGAGCTGCCGGCGCGGGTCCGGGGGATCGGCCCGCGGAGCGCACCACCCGGCGAGGATGGGTTGTCACCGGCGACTTCGGCGCTCGTAGGCGGCTTGGCGGCCGCGGCCCGGTCCTGGGGCTGA
- a CDS encoding Nramp family divalent metal transporter, with amino-acid sequence MFRYPQFGIRQVGKGGALAQETQAPSQTGWYPLGPAFVAAIAYVDPGNVAANVSAGAQFGYLLLWVVVVANAMAALVQYLSAKLGLVTGTSLPQAIGRQLGRPARLAYWLQAELVAMATDLAEVIGGAIALRILFDVPLLIGGILTAVVSLLLLTVRDRRGQFWFENVITGLLLVIAIGFAASFFVATPPPHDVLDGMLPRFRGTESVLLAAAMLGATVMPHAVYLHSGLALDRHGHPAEGAGRRRLLRVTRWDVGLAMIIAGAVNAAMLLVAALNLHHRRPSGTSIEGAYAAVHDTLGATVALFFAIGLLASGLASASVGAYAGALIMQGLLHRSVPMLGRRLITLVPAVTILASGVDPTRALVLSQVVLSFGIPFAVLPLVRLTSNPALMGSHGNHRVTTVVGWLVAVLVSLLNVVLIYLTVTR; translated from the coding sequence GTGTTTCGATACCCTCAATTTGGTATCCGGCAGGTCGGCAAAGGCGGTGCATTGGCGCAGGAAACCCAGGCCCCGTCGCAAACCGGCTGGTATCCGCTCGGACCTGCGTTCGTTGCCGCAATCGCCTATGTCGACCCGGGCAACGTGGCCGCCAATGTCAGCGCCGGGGCGCAGTTTGGCTATCTGCTGCTGTGGGTCGTCGTTGTCGCCAACGCAATGGCCGCGCTGGTGCAGTATCTTTCAGCCAAGCTGGGGCTGGTGACCGGAACCTCACTACCCCAGGCGATCGGTCGCCAACTCGGCCGCCCCGCCCGGCTGGCGTATTGGTTGCAAGCCGAACTCGTCGCAATGGCAACCGATCTGGCTGAAGTGATTGGCGGAGCTATCGCACTGCGCATCCTGTTCGATGTGCCGCTGCTGATCGGCGGCATCCTCACAGCCGTGGTGTCGCTGCTGCTGCTGACGGTCCGAGACCGTCGCGGCCAGTTCTGGTTTGAGAATGTGATCACCGGGCTGCTGCTTGTCATCGCGATCGGTTTCGCGGCCAGCTTCTTCGTAGCCACACCGCCTCCCCACGACGTGCTCGACGGCATGCTTCCCCGCTTTCGTGGTACCGAAAGCGTGCTCCTGGCTGCTGCGATGCTCGGCGCCACGGTCATGCCGCACGCTGTCTACCTGCATTCGGGGTTAGCCCTCGACCGGCACGGTCATCCCGCGGAGGGAGCCGGCAGGCGCCGGCTGCTGCGGGTCACCCGCTGGGACGTTGGGTTGGCGATGATAATCGCCGGAGCGGTAAATGCGGCGATGCTGCTGGTCGCCGCGCTCAACCTGCACCATCGCAGGCCCAGCGGCACTTCCATCGAAGGTGCCTATGCTGCGGTCCACGACACACTTGGCGCGACGGTTGCGCTGTTCTTTGCCATCGGATTGCTCGCCTCCGGCCTGGCCTCGGCGTCGGTGGGCGCCTATGCCGGTGCGTTGATCATGCAGGGACTGTTGCATCGGTCCGTTCCGATGCTCGGGCGCCGGCTGATCACCTTAGTTCCCGCCGTCACGATACTGGCCAGCGGTGTGGATCCGACCCGGGCGCTGGTGCTCTCGCAAGTCGTCCTGTCGTTCGGCATCCCGTTTGCCGTGCTTCCGCTGGTGCGGCTGACCAGCAATCCCGCGCTGATGGGCTCCCACGGCAACCACCGCGTGACCACGGTGGTTGGTTGGCTGGTCGCCGTGCTGGTTAGCCTGCTTAACGTGGTGCTGATCTATCTGACAGTGACTCGCTGA
- a CDS encoding NAD(P)H-dependent amine dehydrogenase family protein: MPIPVVQIGTGNVGAHALRALITNPEFRLTGVWVSSDAKAGKDAAELAGLDDPTGIHASTDLGAVLATSPQCAVYTAMADNRLQEALEDYRQILAAGVNVVGSGPVFLQYPWQVIPDELIKPLEDAAREGNSSLYVNGIDPGFANDLLPLALTGTCQSIEQVRCMEIVDYATYDSPVVMFDVMGFGKPIDEIPMLLQSGVLSMAWGSVVRQLAAGLGISLDRVEEMYVREPAPEDFDIASGHIPKGSAAALRFEVIGVAGGAPAVVLEHVTRLREDLCPNWPQPAQPGGSYRIEITGEPSYAVDVCLSSRNGDHNHAGLVATAMRIVNAIPAVVAAAPGIRTTLDLPLVTGRGLYTPV, from the coding sequence ATGCCCATCCCCGTCGTGCAAATCGGCACCGGCAACGTCGGCGCGCATGCGCTGCGGGCACTGATCACCAACCCGGAATTCCGGCTCACCGGGGTCTGGGTCTCGTCGGATGCCAAGGCCGGCAAAGACGCAGCGGAACTTGCCGGACTTGATGATCCGACCGGCATACACGCCAGCACCGATCTGGGCGCCGTGCTGGCCACCAGCCCACAATGCGCGGTCTACACGGCGATGGCCGACAACCGGCTGCAGGAGGCGCTGGAAGACTACCGCCAAATCCTCGCCGCCGGAGTCAACGTCGTCGGCAGCGGCCCGGTTTTTCTGCAGTACCCATGGCAGGTGATCCCCGACGAGCTCATCAAACCTTTAGAAGATGCGGCACGCGAGGGTAATTCAAGCCTTTACGTCAACGGAATCGACCCGGGTTTCGCGAATGATCTGCTGCCGCTGGCGTTGACCGGCACCTGCCAAAGCATCGAGCAAGTGCGCTGCATGGAGATCGTCGACTACGCCACTTACGACAGCCCGGTGGTGATGTTCGACGTCATGGGGTTTGGTAAGCCCATCGACGAGATCCCCATGCTGCTGCAGTCAGGGGTGCTGAGCATGGCCTGGGGTTCGGTGGTGCGCCAACTGGCCGCGGGCCTGGGTATTTCGCTGGACCGCGTCGAAGAGATGTACGTCCGCGAACCGGCCCCAGAAGACTTCGACATCGCCTCGGGCCACATTCCCAAGGGCAGCGCCGCCGCATTGCGGTTCGAAGTCATCGGTGTTGCCGGCGGCGCGCCGGCCGTCGTCCTCGAGCACGTCACGCGGCTGCGCGAGGATCTCTGCCCGAACTGGCCGCAGCCCGCACAGCCCGGCGGTTCGTATCGCATCGAGATCACCGGTGAGCCGTCGTATGCGGTGGATGTCTGCCTGAGCAGCCGAAACGGCGATCACAACCATGCCGGCCTGGTTGCCACCGCGATGCGCATCGTCAACGCGATCCCGGCGGTGGTGGCGGCCGCACCCGGTATACGCACCACCCTGGACTTGCCGCTGGTGACCGGCCGGGGGCTCTACACACCGGTCTGA
- a CDS encoding SDR family oxidoreductase — protein sequence MILDKFRLDNKVAVITGAGRGLGAAIAVAFAEVGADVVISSRTQSQLEAVAEQVRGAGRRAHVVAADLARPDATAQLAGQAVEAFGKLDIVVNNVGGTMPNALLNTSTKDLKDAFTFNVATAHALTTAAVPLMLEHSGGGSIINITSTMGRLAGRGFAAYGTAKAALAHYTRLAALDLCPRIRVNAIAPGSIVTSALDVVASNDELRSSMEKVTPLRRLGDPAEIAAAAVYLASPAGGYLTGKTLEVDGGLTFPNLDLPIPDL from the coding sequence GTGATCCTTGACAAATTCCGGCTCGACAACAAAGTGGCCGTCATCACCGGCGCGGGCCGCGGCTTGGGCGCCGCCATTGCCGTGGCCTTCGCCGAGGTCGGCGCCGACGTCGTCATCTCCTCACGAACCCAATCCCAGCTCGAGGCGGTCGCCGAGCAGGTCCGCGGCGCGGGCCGGCGCGCTCATGTGGTCGCCGCCGATCTCGCTCGTCCGGACGCGACCGCTCAGCTGGCCGGGCAGGCGGTGGAGGCCTTCGGCAAGCTCGACATCGTCGTCAATAACGTGGGCGGCACAATGCCCAACGCGCTGCTGAACACGTCCACCAAGGACCTCAAAGACGCGTTCACCTTCAACGTCGCCACCGCGCACGCGCTGACCACCGCAGCGGTGCCGCTGATGCTCGAGCACTCCGGCGGCGGAAGCATCATCAACATCACTTCGACCATGGGCCGGCTGGCCGGCCGGGGTTTCGCCGCCTACGGCACGGCCAAAGCCGCCCTCGCCCATTACACCCGGCTGGCCGCGCTGGACCTGTGCCCCCGCATCCGGGTCAACGCGATTGCGCCCGGATCGATCGTCACCTCCGCGCTGGATGTGGTGGCCTCCAACGACGAGCTGCGCAGCTCGATGGAGAAGGTGACACCGCTGCGCCGGCTCGGTGATCCTGCTGAGATCGCCGCGGCCGCAGTCTATTTGGCGTCGCCAGCGGGCGGTTACCTGACCGGCAAGACACTTGAGGTGGACGGGGGGCTGACCTTCCCCAACCTCGACCTCCCCATCCCGGATCTTTAA
- a CDS encoding DUF4286 family protein gives MPRGIMYVESAPVAPDREAEYHKWYNEVHLPEIMAIDGFVSARRFAPLDGNGPFVAVYELDTDDLQAAAQRLFEAGQSGQMSSLELLQMDPPPVPRLYREIYATEPARET, from the coding sequence ATGCCCAGAGGGATCATGTATGTGGAGTCGGCGCCGGTCGCACCGGATCGCGAGGCGGAATACCACAAGTGGTACAACGAGGTTCATCTGCCGGAGATCATGGCGATCGACGGCTTCGTTTCTGCGCGTCGCTTCGCGCCGCTCGACGGCAACGGGCCATTCGTCGCGGTCTACGAGCTTGACACCGATGACCTGCAGGCGGCTGCCCAGCGGTTGTTCGAAGCCGGTCAAAGCGGGCAGATGTCGTCGCTGGAGCTGCTGCAGATGGATCCCCCGCCGGTGCCGCGGCTCTACCGTGAGATCTACGCGACCGAGCCCGCGCGGGAGACATGA
- the ku gene encoding non-homologous end joining protein Ku, with protein sequence MRSIWKGSISFGLVNVPVKVYSATEDHDIKFHQVHAKDNGRIRYKRVCEVCGEVVDYRDVARAYVSDDGQLVVITDEDIATLPEERSREIEVLEFVPANELDPMMYDRSYFLEPDGKSTKSYVLLAKTLAETDRVAIVHFALRNKTRLAALRVKDFSKREVMVVHTLLWPDEIRDPDFPVLDKKVDIKPAELKMAAQVVESMAEDFNPDRYRDTYQDQLRELISAKLEGGEAFSVEEQPTQLDETEDVSDLLAKLEASVKARSGDDKPPTKKAPTTKATAKKAPTTKATAKTATAKAGSKP encoded by the coding sequence ATGCGGTCCATCTGGAAGGGCTCGATCTCGTTCGGGCTGGTCAACGTCCCGGTCAAGGTGTACTCCGCCACCGAGGACCATGACATCAAATTCCATCAGGTGCACGCCAAAGACAATGGACGCATCCGTTACAAGCGGGTCTGTGAGGTGTGCGGCGAGGTGGTCGACTACCGCGATGTGGCGCGCGCTTACGTATCCGACGACGGTCAGCTGGTGGTGATCACCGACGAGGACATCGCGACGTTGCCCGAAGAGCGCAGCCGTGAGATCGAGGTGCTCGAGTTCGTCCCGGCCAACGAGCTTGACCCGATGATGTATGACCGCAGCTACTTTCTGGAGCCGGACGGAAAATCGACTAAATCATATGTGCTGCTTGCTAAGACACTGGCCGAGACCGACCGGGTGGCGATCGTGCATTTCGCCCTGCGTAACAAGACGCGGCTTGCGGCGCTGCGGGTCAAGGATTTCAGTAAGCGCGAGGTGATGGTGGTCCACACCCTGTTGTGGCCGGACGAGATCCGCGACCCCGACTTCCCGGTACTCGACAAGAAGGTTGACATCAAGCCCGCCGAACTCAAAATGGCTGCGCAGGTGGTCGAGTCGATGGCCGAAGACTTCAACCCGGACCGCTACCGAGATACCTACCAAGACCAGCTGCGCGAGCTGATCTCAGCCAAACTCGAAGGAGGAGAGGCGTTTTCCGTCGAGGAACAACCGACCCAACTGGATGAGACCGAAGATGTCTCCGACCTGCTGGCCAAGCTGGAGGCCAGCGTGAAGGCACGCTCGGGCGATGACAAACCGCCGACCAAGAAGGCACCCACCACGAAGGCGACCGCGAAGAAGGCACCCACCACGAAGGCGACCGCCAAGACGGCGACCGCCAAAGCGGGATCCAAGCCCTGA
- a CDS encoding adenylate/guanylate cyclase domain-containing protein, with translation MGGGLLSRRPAAAHDLTAWAGRIGATATDTDETALQKRLAVVLCAGTIPLTALWSVIYLLVHVPLAAAVPAFYSVFTLVNTAFFAWTRNLALYRSTQLLLILILPWLVTIALGGFRQSSGVIIWAALCPVGSLLLHELRRTLLWIAGFVALLIVTALLQPHLVPGHLPDAFVTWFFVLNLGAVITIVFGLLHYFVSRRNFFQKRSEMLLLNILPREISEALKTQPRAIAAHYEGASILFADIVGFTPMAASMTPLRLVDLLNEVFQCFDTLVDTYDLEKIKTIGDCYMVAAGVPRPRADHAQALVNLALDMRAEIGSRMFGGRRLAFRIGIHSGPVVAGVIGRKKFAYDLWGETVNMASRMESHGESNVIQITRNTFDLVCDEFDCEAKGTIEVKGAGRVETWCVTGRKPAGTRGTSCTM, from the coding sequence ATGGGTGGTGGTTTGCTCTCCCGGCGCCCCGCTGCTGCCCACGATCTCACAGCATGGGCGGGACGCATCGGTGCCACCGCAACCGACACCGACGAAACGGCCCTGCAGAAGCGTCTGGCCGTGGTGCTGTGCGCAGGCACCATACCGCTCACCGCGCTGTGGAGCGTGATCTACCTGCTGGTGCACGTCCCATTGGCCGCCGCGGTGCCGGCGTTTTATTCGGTCTTCACGCTGGTGAACACCGCGTTTTTCGCCTGGACCCGCAATCTGGCGTTGTACCGATCCACCCAACTGCTGCTCATCCTGATCCTGCCGTGGCTGGTGACGATCGCCTTGGGCGGCTTCCGGCAATCGAGCGGCGTCATCATCTGGGCGGCACTGTGTCCCGTGGGTTCGCTTCTCCTGCATGAGCTCAGGCGGACGCTGCTGTGGATCGCGGGCTTCGTCGCGCTGCTGATTGTGACGGCGCTGCTGCAGCCCCATCTGGTGCCTGGTCACCTGCCCGACGCCTTCGTCACCTGGTTTTTCGTGCTCAACCTCGGAGCGGTGATCACGATCGTGTTCGGGCTGCTGCACTACTTCGTCAGTCGCCGCAACTTCTTTCAGAAACGCTCGGAGATGCTGCTGCTCAACATCCTGCCCAGGGAGATCTCCGAGGCGCTGAAAACGCAACCCCGCGCGATCGCAGCCCATTATGAGGGCGCCAGCATCCTGTTCGCCGACATCGTGGGGTTCACCCCGATGGCAGCGAGCATGACACCGCTGAGGCTGGTCGATCTTCTCAACGAGGTGTTCCAGTGTTTTGACACGCTTGTCGACACGTACGACCTGGAGAAAATCAAGACGATCGGCGACTGTTACATGGTCGCCGCCGGCGTGCCGCGCCCGCGCGCCGATCACGCCCAGGCCCTCGTCAACCTGGCGCTCGATATGCGAGCCGAAATCGGCTCGCGCATGTTCGGCGGGCGGCGGCTTGCTTTCCGTATCGGCATCCACTCCGGGCCGGTGGTCGCGGGCGTCATCGGCCGTAAGAAGTTCGCCTACGATCTGTGGGGCGAGACGGTAAACATGGCCAGCCGCATGGAATCTCACGGCGAGAGCAACGTCATCCAGATCACGCGCAACACCTTCGATCTCGTGTGCGACGAATTCGATTGCGAAGCAAAGGGGACGATCGAGGTGAAGGGGGCGGGACGCGTCGAAACGTGGTGTGTGACCGGAAGGAAGCCCGCCGGTACTCGCGGCACGTCCTGCACCATGTGA
- a CDS encoding carbohydrate kinase family protein, whose amino-acid sequence MTRGLVIGEALIDIVERDGQVHEYVGGSPLNVAVGLARLGRDVDFLTHIGDDTAGQRITEYINSSGAQLVPGSISAGRTSTARVTVREDGSADYVFDVHWQLSGTPAVTPPLVVHTGSIAAVREPGCPAVVALIDTYRVSATVTFDPNVRPGLVDPDRARQRIRHLVERSDVVKASAEDLRWIDPNRPPERIAQTWLTLGASIVAVTRGEQGAMAVCAAGATRVAARPVRVVDTIGAGDAFMAGLIDALWRLGLLGAGRRGELRRIPLDTLTAALEAASLTSALTVARAGADLPDRAALAAAAATTSLPAQPA is encoded by the coding sequence ATGACGCGTGGACTGGTGATCGGTGAAGCGCTGATCGACATCGTCGAGCGCGACGGGCAGGTGCACGAGTATGTCGGCGGCAGCCCGCTCAACGTCGCTGTCGGGCTCGCACGGTTGGGCCGCGATGTGGATTTCCTGACCCACATCGGCGACGACACAGCTGGCCAGCGCATCACCGAATACATCAATTCCTCTGGTGCACAACTTGTTCCGGGAAGCATCAGTGCCGGCAGGACATCGACCGCGCGGGTGACGGTGCGCGAAGACGGATCGGCAGACTATGTGTTCGACGTGCACTGGCAACTTTCCGGTACGCCGGCGGTGACGCCACCGCTTGTCGTGCACACCGGATCCATCGCCGCCGTGCGCGAACCGGGGTGCCCGGCGGTCGTAGCGCTGATCGACACCTACCGGGTGTCGGCCACAGTCACATTCGACCCCAATGTCCGTCCCGGGCTCGTCGACCCGGATCGGGCCCGCCAACGGATCAGGCACCTGGTCGAGCGCAGCGACGTCGTCAAAGCCAGCGCAGAGGACCTGCGCTGGATCGACCCCAACCGTCCCCCCGAGCGGATCGCTCAGACGTGGTTAACGCTGGGCGCCTCCATCGTCGCGGTCACCAGGGGTGAGCAGGGCGCGATGGCGGTATGCGCCGCCGGTGCGACCCGGGTAGCGGCCCGACCGGTGCGGGTCGTCGACACCATCGGCGCCGGCGATGCGTTCATGGCCGGTTTGATCGACGCGTTGTGGCGGCTGGGCCTGCTCGGCGCCGGCCGACGCGGCGAACTGCGGCGGATACCGCTTGACACGCTCACCGCCGCGCTCGAGGCGGCCAGCCTCACCTCGGCGCTCACGGTCGCCCGCGCCGGTGCTGACCTGCCCGATCGGGCCGCGCTGGCCGCTGCCGCGGCGACCACCTCACTGCCGGCCCAACCCGCTTGA
- a CDS encoding mannitol dehydrogenase family protein: MRLNAATVQRLPIAAPGYDRNRVGIGIAHIGVGGFHRAHQAAYLDRLLRRGLAREWGICGIGVLPGDARMRDVLRAQDGLYTLISPQPGGGRDAQVIGSIIDYRYAPDEPEATIELLAAPTTRIISLTITEGGYADPDGPAFAVIAEALARRRDRGLASPTIVSCDNVESNGQAARRALLARAEHRHRGLAEWIGEHTRFPCSMVDRITPATTPDVIAGLERDFGVADRWPVLAEPFAAWVLEDDFCDGRPPLEEAGVLLVDDVGPYELMKLRLVNAGHQCLCYFASLCGYRFVHEAARDPLLVTFLRAYLDSEATPTLPPVPGINLDEYKRTLIERFTNPGVPDTVARLCAYASDRVPRWLLPVIRANLATSGPIELASAAVASWARYAEGVDEHGEPIEVVDQLADTVVAIARSQRAHPTAFIENATLFGDLARAPRFVEAYRWALDSLHRHGARATLQALLRRDA; the protein is encoded by the coding sequence ATGCGACTGAACGCTGCCACGGTGCAGCGACTACCGATTGCCGCGCCGGGCTATGACCGAAACCGCGTCGGCATCGGCATCGCGCATATCGGTGTCGGCGGGTTTCATCGGGCCCATCAGGCCGCCTACCTCGACCGGCTGTTGCGGCGCGGCTTGGCCCGCGAGTGGGGCATCTGCGGGATTGGGGTGCTGCCGGGCGACGCCCGGATGCGAGATGTGCTGCGCGCCCAGGACGGGTTGTACACGCTGATTTCGCCGCAGCCCGGCGGCGGCCGCGACGCGCAAGTGATCGGCTCGATCATCGACTACCGCTACGCGCCCGATGAGCCGGAGGCGACCATCGAGCTGCTGGCGGCACCCACCACCCGGATCATCTCGCTGACCATCACCGAGGGCGGGTATGCCGACCCGGACGGGCCGGCGTTCGCGGTGATCGCCGAGGCGTTGGCCCGGCGCCGCGACCGGGGCCTGGCCTCGCCGACGATCGTGTCGTGCGACAACGTCGAAAGCAACGGGCAAGCCGCCCGGCGTGCCCTGCTGGCGCGGGCCGAACATCGTCATCGCGGTCTGGCCGAGTGGATCGGCGAGCACACCCGCTTCCCGTGCTCGATGGTGGACCGGATCACCCCGGCCACCACACCGGATGTCATTGCTGGGCTGGAACGTGACTTCGGTGTTGCCGACCGGTGGCCGGTGCTGGCCGAGCCGTTCGCCGCCTGGGTGCTCGAGGATGACTTCTGCGACGGCAGGCCTCCGTTGGAGGAGGCTGGCGTCCTGCTGGTCGATGATGTCGGTCCGTATGAGTTGATGAAGCTGCGGTTGGTCAATGCCGGCCACCAGTGCCTGTGCTACTTCGCCTCCCTGTGCGGGTACCGGTTCGTCCACGAGGCCGCCCGCGACCCGCTGCTCGTAACGTTTCTGCGGGCCTACCTCGATTCCGAAGCCACCCCGACGCTGCCACCGGTGCCGGGTATCAATCTGGATGAGTACAAGCGCACCCTGATCGAGCGGTTCACCAACCCCGGTGTGCCCGATACCGTCGCGCGGTTATGCGCCTACGCCTCGGATCGCGTCCCGCGATGGCTGCTGCCGGTCATCCGTGCCAACCTGGCCACCAGCGGGCCGATCGAGCTGGCGTCGGCGGCGGTGGCCAGCTGGGCCCGCTACGCCGAGGGTGTCGACGAGCACGGTGAACCGATCGAGGTCGTCGACCAGCTTGCCGACACGGTGGTGGCGATCGCCCGCTCGCAGCGCGCACATCCAACCGCGTTCATCGAGAACGCCACGCTGTTCGGGGATCTGGCACGGGCGCCGCGCTTCGTCGAGGCCTACCGCTGGGCGCTGGACTCGCTGCATCGCCACGGGGCCCGCGCGACGCTGCAGGCGTTGCTGCGCAGGGACGCCTGA